A part of Rhodohalobacter barkolensis genomic DNA contains:
- a CDS encoding dipeptidase, whose protein sequence is MLNNFTKLIAVTVTSALLMGCASLSAQTDRDDYREQAIEILESVPLFDGHNDAPLQYRNRAGYKFSELDFYDTTHLERSMHTDIERLREGRVGAQWWSVYVSANLPEPEAVKQTMEQVEFVHRMAQQYPDVFEIAHTADDVERIFAEGKIASLMGMEGGHSINNSLGVLRMFHELGVRYMTLTHGRTLDWADAAGDEPKHDGLSAFGEEVVREMNRLGMAVDLSHVTPATMKDAIRVSEAPVMFSHSNARAISNHPRNVPDDVLQLLPQKDGLVMVTFVESFTSEELRQWYAERSGYMAKLESLYPGQPDIIEEKMDEWTDENEMPKSTLEQVADHIDHIRDQVGVDHIGIGGDYDGISSLPTGLDDVSTYPNLFAELLKRGYSEEDLRKIAGENMLRVMRGVEETAERLQNVRGPSEALITDFD, encoded by the coding sequence ATGCTCAATAACTTTACAAAATTAATTGCAGTTACAGTTACTTCAGCTTTACTCATGGGCTGTGCTTCTCTTTCTGCACAAACAGATCGGGATGATTATAGAGAACAGGCTATTGAAATTCTGGAAAGTGTTCCGCTTTTTGATGGCCATAATGATGCTCCTCTTCAATATCGGAACCGTGCGGGTTACAAGTTTAGTGAACTCGACTTCTACGATACGACTCACCTTGAACGGTCTATGCACACTGATATTGAACGCCTGAGAGAAGGACGAGTTGGCGCTCAGTGGTGGTCGGTATATGTTTCAGCCAATCTCCCTGAACCGGAAGCTGTAAAACAAACGATGGAGCAGGTCGAATTTGTACATCGGATGGCTCAGCAATATCCTGACGTATTTGAAATTGCCCATACCGCTGATGATGTGGAACGAATCTTTGCTGAAGGTAAAATCGCTTCCCTGATGGGAATGGAAGGAGGTCACTCCATTAATAATTCTCTTGGAGTGCTTCGAATGTTTCATGAGCTGGGTGTACGATATATGACTCTGACCCACGGCCGAACACTCGATTGGGCAGATGCTGCCGGTGATGAGCCGAAGCATGACGGACTGAGTGCTTTTGGCGAAGAGGTTGTTCGGGAAATGAACAGACTGGGTATGGCCGTTGACCTTTCACACGTCACACCTGCAACTATGAAAGATGCCATCCGCGTATCTGAAGCACCTGTTATGTTTTCTCATTCCAACGCACGAGCGATTTCAAACCATCCGAGAAATGTACCCGATGATGTTTTACAGCTATTGCCTCAGAAAGATGGTTTGGTGATGGTAACGTTTGTGGAGTCATTTACATCCGAGGAGTTACGTCAATGGTATGCCGAAAGAAGCGGGTACATGGCGAAATTGGAATCACTTTATCCCGGTCAACCCGATATCATCGAGGAAAAGATGGATGAATGGACAGACGAGAATGAGATGCCAAAATCTACTCTGGAGCAGGTAGCAGATCATATTGATCATATTCGCGACCAGGTTGGTGTAGATCACATTGGAATAGGTGGAGATTACGACGGTATATCTTCACTTCCAACCGGACTGGATGATGTTTCAACTTATCCGAATCTGTTTGCAGAACTGCTCAAAAGAGGATACAGTGAAGAAGATCTGCGTAAAATTGCAGGTGAAAATATGCTTCGTGTGATGCGCGGAGTTGAGGAAACAGCTGAAAGATTACAAAATGTAAGAGGTCCATCAGAAGCTCTGATTACCGATTTTGATTGA
- a CDS encoding dienelactone hydrolase family protein: MKYLILTLSLLFVSQTVSAQDFALQQLEDSPRHQEWVEVKDGDRTIHSFVVYPEVSENAMAVIVIHENRGLTDWVRSFADQLAAEGYIAIAPDLLSQFDENYQRTRDFESSDAARDALYQLEPQRITQDLMAVQNYVTDLPAATGEVVVAGFCWGGSQSFRYATNADGLSAALVFYGSATTDEDRIRNISSPVYGFYGGDDQRINSTIPETSELMEKHDKTYIYNIYEGAGHGYMRTGDAPDAERANKTARDSSWEWIRDILSDL, from the coding sequence ATGAAATATTTGATACTCACACTGTCCCTCCTATTCGTCAGTCAAACCGTATCTGCTCAGGATTTCGCCCTGCAGCAGCTTGAAGACTCTCCCCGCCATCAGGAGTGGGTGGAGGTGAAAGATGGCGACCGTACCATTCACAGTTTTGTGGTCTATCCCGAAGTTTCAGAAAATGCAATGGCCGTTATAGTAATTCACGAAAATCGAGGACTAACCGATTGGGTACGAAGTTTTGCCGATCAGCTTGCGGCCGAAGGATATATTGCAATTGCACCGGATCTGCTATCTCAGTTTGATGAGAATTACCAGCGAACACGGGATTTTGAGTCAAGTGATGCCGCCCGGGACGCTCTCTACCAGCTCGAACCGCAACGGATTACCCAGGATCTGATGGCTGTTCAAAATTATGTTACCGATTTACCAGCTGCTACCGGTGAAGTTGTTGTGGCGGGATTTTGCTGGGGAGGATCGCAAAGTTTTCGGTATGCCACAAATGCTGATGGATTATCTGCAGCTCTCGTCTTTTACGGAAGTGCTACAACCGATGAAGATCGTATCCGGAACATTTCCAGCCCTGTTTATGGATTTTACGGCGGTGACGATCAGCGCATCAATTCTACCATACCGGAAACCTCTGAACTGATGGAGAAGCATGATAAAACGTATATCTATAACATCTATGAGGGCGCCGGACACGGATATATGAGAACAGGCGATGCCCCTGATGCCGAAAGGGCAAACAAAACCGCACGCGACAGTTCATGGGAGTGGATACGGGATATTTTGAGTGATCTTTGA
- a CDS encoding YybH family protein: MRGSLFLIIIAIVFASTIHSCTGRASDIVEVENPESEIRELWNQFSQSWESEDATACASIYHADGLNIPDEFRVNSGVTEIEEFYSSLFVENQPIAYRHRMESLHFDGDMAVEYAAFRVEWISNEGEDWTYDARALIHWKKVENVGWRIKSMLFNNPPVDE, translated from the coding sequence ATGAGAGGTTCACTTTTTCTCATCATCATTGCGATAGTATTCGCTTCGACCATCCATTCATGTACCGGACGAGCCTCAGATATCGTAGAAGTTGAAAACCCGGAATCGGAGATTCGCGAGCTTTGGAATCAGTTTAGCCAAAGCTGGGAATCAGAAGATGCTACAGCATGCGCATCGATTTATCATGCTGACGGACTGAATATTCCGGATGAATTTCGGGTCAACTCAGGAGTAACTGAAATTGAGGAGTTTTATAGCTCCCTGTTTGTAGAAAATCAGCCCATAGCGTACAGGCACAGAATGGAGTCTCTTCATTTCGACGGCGATATGGCAGTTGAATATGCTGCGTTCCGTGTGGAATGGATTTCGAATGAGGGAGAAGATTGGACGTATGATGCCCGCGCACTGATACATTGGAAAAAAGTTGAGAATGTTGGCTGGAGAATAAAATCCATGCTTTTCAACAATCCACCTGTAGATGAGTAA
- a CDS encoding ABC-F family ATP-binding cassette domain-containing protein, with protein MLQLDGITLHFGERPLFDGVSTTINPGERIGLVGPNGAGKSTLLKIIAGEQEADSGSVNMSNAATVGYLPQDGVEPDPDLTIFEEVERAFTEILELRYRQTELQQKLDTLEPDSPDHKKAVEEFGQVQYQMEHSGSYTLGAEIERVLMGLGFNESDFTRSTTEFSGGWLMRIALAKLLLKKPTYLLLDEPTNHLDIESLQWIESFLKNYDGAVIIVSHDRAFLDSVTTRTLALRRGNLDDYAGNFSFYEKKYAEEQELLKKQYENQQKEIKQTQEFIDRFRYKATKAKQVQSRIKQLEKMEEIELDQEQSEITFRFPSPQRSGQVVLKLENLVKKYGENTVFDGIDYEIERGDKIAVVGPNGAGKSTLIRILAGLEPITSGKREVGYNVTVGYFAQHQAEELNPKNNALDEMHLAGSGEPETKLRTILGCFLFEGDDVFKKVGVLSGGEKSRVALAKMLLNSGNFLIFDEPTNHLDMQSKNILQQALQQFEGTLMIVSHDRDFLDPIVNKTLEVQPGYIKTWLGDVSYYLEKKSEERAAEDESAKSQTKKKNQTSTDPTEGMSRKEQRRYEAEKRNALSKKIKPLKKRLEELENSIEEIELRKAEIEKSMADPNFYDDEDHVKEVSIEYESIKTESAEKMEKWEQIAGRIEHIETSFDKEYSSAN; from the coding sequence ATGCTTCAACTTGACGGTATCACACTTCACTTTGGCGAACGACCACTTTTTGACGGTGTTTCTACAACCATCAATCCCGGTGAGCGAATAGGTTTGGTAGGCCCCAATGGTGCCGGCAAGTCTACGCTTTTAAAGATCATAGCGGGAGAACAGGAAGCTGATTCTGGATCCGTCAACATGAGCAATGCTGCCACAGTAGGTTATCTGCCTCAGGATGGTGTGGAACCGGATCCCGACCTGACCATATTTGAGGAGGTTGAACGCGCATTTACAGAAATTCTGGAACTGAGATATCGGCAAACTGAACTTCAGCAGAAACTCGATACACTTGAGCCCGATAGCCCCGACCACAAAAAAGCAGTGGAAGAATTTGGCCAGGTGCAGTATCAGATGGAACATTCCGGCTCCTACACATTAGGCGCAGAGATTGAGCGAGTTTTAATGGGGCTTGGATTTAATGAATCAGACTTTACCCGGTCTACCACTGAGTTTAGCGGGGGATGGCTGATGAGAATTGCACTGGCTAAGCTTCTGCTTAAAAAGCCTACCTATCTGTTACTGGATGAGCCGACAAACCACCTCGATATTGAGTCGCTCCAATGGATAGAATCCTTTTTGAAGAACTATGACGGAGCAGTAATCATTGTTTCTCACGACAGGGCTTTCCTCGATTCAGTAACAACACGAACACTTGCTCTCCGGCGGGGCAATCTGGATGACTATGCCGGCAATTTCAGCTTTTACGAAAAGAAATATGCCGAAGAGCAGGAGCTCCTGAAGAAGCAGTATGAAAATCAGCAGAAGGAGATCAAACAGACGCAGGAATTTATCGATCGCTTTCGGTATAAGGCAACCAAGGCAAAGCAGGTTCAGAGCAGAATCAAGCAGCTCGAGAAAATGGAAGAAATCGAGCTGGATCAGGAGCAATCCGAAATCACGTTCCGTTTCCCATCACCTCAGCGGTCAGGTCAGGTTGTGCTGAAACTGGAGAACCTGGTGAAAAAATATGGAGAGAATACGGTATTCGACGGTATTGATTACGAAATTGAACGGGGTGATAAAATTGCGGTAGTGGGACCAAACGGTGCCGGTAAATCGACGTTGATTCGGATACTTGCCGGTTTAGAGCCTATAACCTCAGGAAAGCGAGAAGTCGGGTATAATGTAACCGTTGGCTATTTTGCACAGCATCAGGCTGAAGAGCTGAACCCGAAAAATAATGCGTTGGACGAAATGCATCTTGCCGGTTCAGGAGAACCTGAAACCAAACTTCGAACTATTCTTGGCTGTTTCCTTTTTGAGGGCGACGATGTTTTTAAAAAAGTAGGCGTGCTTTCTGGCGGTGAGAAAAGCCGTGTGGCTCTCGCCAAGATGCTGCTGAACAGCGGTAATTTCCTTATTTTTGATGAGCCTACCAACCACCTCGACATGCAGTCGAAAAATATTCTGCAGCAGGCACTGCAGCAGTTCGAAGGCACCTTGATGATTGTGTCTCACGACAGGGATTTCCTGGACCCGATTGTAAATAAAACGCTCGAAGTTCAGCCCGGATATATCAAAACCTGGCTGGGGGATGTGAGTTACTATCTGGAAAAAAAATCTGAAGAGAGGGCTGCAGAAGATGAATCGGCAAAATCACAGACAAAAAAGAAAAATCAAACTTCAACAGATCCCACCGAAGGGATGAGCCGAAAAGAACAGCGTCGTTATGAGGCTGAGAAACGAAATGCTCTTTCCAAAAAGATAAAACCTCTGAAAAAACGGCTCGAAGAGCTTGAAAATTCTATCGAAGAGATTGAGTTGAGAAAAGCAGAAATTGAAAAATCGATGGCTGATCCCAATTTTTATGATGATGAAGATCATGTAAAAGAGGTTTCCATTGAGTACGAATCGATTAAAACAGAATCAGCGGAGAAAATGGAGAAGTGGGAACAGATCGCCGGACGAATTGAGCATATTGAAACAAGCTTTGATAAAGAATACAGTTCAGCCAATTAA
- a CDS encoding winged helix-turn-helix domain-containing protein gives MNISFDDLHKAFESRIRLGIMSVLAVNESLDFTALKEFLDVTDGNLATHLKKLEKEEFISVEKSFIDNKPNTKYSMTPNGKEAFDNHLQALEAIIKSQKES, from the coding sequence GTGAATATATCCTTCGATGATTTACATAAAGCGTTTGAGAGCAGGATCAGGTTGGGAATCATGTCTGTCCTTGCAGTGAACGAGTCGCTCGACTTCACTGCACTGAAAGAGTTTCTGGATGTAACAGATGGCAATTTAGCCACACACCTTAAGAAACTGGAAAAAGAGGAGTTTATCAGTGTGGAAAAATCCTTTATCGATAATAAACCAAACACTAAATACTCCATGACTCCCAATGGGAAAGAGGCATTTGATAACCACCTGCAGGCGTTGGAAGCCATCATAAAATCACAGAAAGAGTCATGA
- a CDS encoding sialidase family protein, whose amino-acid sequence MKILIQIITALLILFLVSACNNGELQQPIYEYATSSPADTGARYPYLQKDAQGKIYMSWILGIEEEMHALQYSTYDNERWTRPQSVKVGADFFINWADFPSVVGFDGDVTAAHWLKKVEGGPYAYNVQVAFPEEEGLRWRDAITPHLDDTATEHGFVTIKPISDDRVLAIWLDGRDTEGRANDEYEDMSKSMTLRSAEITRDGEITRSREIDDAVCDCCQTDLVQTENGFLAVYRNRTDDEIRDIYISRYDLEDGVWSEPMAVYDDGWQIGACPVNGPKAVADGDRVAVAWFTMEDNESRTMLIRSSNGGQTFTDPIEIAGDRSMGRVDLEMIGDGTIYVSWMRHRGEVGDVMLTEVTPNGEPKDSVLVGVTSPSRSSGFPQMITTDDGLLFAWTQTQPVYRVRTAIVPFESMQEAQL is encoded by the coding sequence ATGAAGATTTTGATACAAATTATTACAGCGCTTTTGATTCTGTTTTTGGTTTCAGCTTGTAATAACGGCGAACTTCAACAACCGATTTATGAATACGCAACATCCAGTCCGGCTGATACCGGTGCACGTTATCCATACCTGCAAAAGGATGCTCAGGGGAAAATCTACATGAGCTGGATATTAGGTATTGAAGAGGAGATGCATGCCTTGCAATATTCAACATATGATAATGAACGCTGGACACGGCCCCAAAGTGTAAAAGTGGGAGCAGACTTTTTTATAAACTGGGCAGATTTCCCTTCTGTGGTTGGTTTTGATGGCGATGTAACGGCAGCTCACTGGCTGAAGAAAGTAGAGGGTGGGCCCTATGCCTATAATGTACAAGTGGCGTTTCCTGAAGAGGAAGGGCTCCGGTGGAGAGATGCAATTACTCCGCACCTGGATGATACAGCTACAGAACATGGTTTTGTGACCATAAAGCCTATTTCGGATGATAGAGTGCTGGCAATATGGCTGGATGGCAGAGACACGGAAGGCCGGGCTAATGATGAATATGAAGATATGAGTAAGTCGATGACACTTCGCTCTGCAGAAATTACGAGGGATGGAGAAATTACCCGGAGTCGGGAAATTGATGATGCAGTGTGTGACTGCTGTCAGACAGATTTGGTGCAGACTGAGAACGGATTTTTAGCGGTTTACAGAAACAGAACCGACGATGAAATCCGTGATATCTATATTTCAAGGTACGATCTGGAAGACGGAGTGTGGAGTGAGCCGATGGCCGTCTACGATGATGGCTGGCAAATTGGAGCTTGTCCTGTAAACGGGCCTAAAGCGGTTGCAGATGGTGACCGTGTGGCGGTGGCTTGGTTTACTATGGAGGATAATGAGTCCCGCACAATGCTGATTCGATCGAGTAATGGAGGACAGACCTTTACCGACCCGATTGAAATTGCAGGTGATCGATCTATGGGACGAGTAGACCTTGAAATGATCGGTGACGGTACTATTTATGTAAGCTGGATGCGTCATCGTGGAGAGGTTGGCGATGTAATGCTGACAGAAGTAACCCCGAATGGCGAACCGAAAGATTCAGTGCTCGTAGGAGTTACATCACCATCACGGAGCAGTGGTTTCCCTCAAATGATAACAACAGATGACGGTCTTCTCTTTGCCTGGACTCAAACTCAACCTGTGTACCGGGTGAGAACAGCCATTGTACCTTTCGAGTCGATGCAGGAAGCTCAATTGTAA
- a CDS encoding STING domain-containing protein, whose product MKWKEFLSLVDFGISLMPSLVSIIGTLPYFERPWIPVIIGLTVLFGLIALFMHSNLSKKEKALAEILATGYFINFLEPLARNISKRTEVHFRGEAQNARKIFGLEQIEITVYLPMNSESLVQISEVLNNQKAYQNIDIINAKDGTPFWVRAAVNGNKLKIADFPRTLFSLPRFVKINLGHSKPKKIKQYYESFVEELQDLLEDNRQDYILRKVKLERI is encoded by the coding sequence ATGAAATGGAAAGAGTTTTTATCGTTGGTGGATTTTGGAATTTCACTGATGCCGTCACTGGTTTCTATCATTGGAACGCTGCCCTATTTCGAACGGCCATGGATTCCGGTCATTATTGGGTTGACAGTTCTTTTCGGATTGATCGCGCTTTTTATGCACAGCAATCTGAGTAAAAAGGAGAAAGCATTGGCTGAGATACTGGCAACCGGATATTTCATTAACTTTCTGGAACCGCTGGCTCGAAATATCAGCAAACGGACGGAAGTGCACTTCAGGGGTGAGGCTCAAAACGCGCGCAAAATTTTTGGTCTGGAACAGATTGAGATCACAGTGTATTTGCCCATGAACTCGGAAAGCCTGGTTCAGATTTCTGAAGTTCTGAACAATCAAAAAGCTTATCAAAATATTGATATCATCAATGCAAAGGATGGAACACCGTTCTGGGTCAGGGCTGCCGTGAACGGAAATAAACTGAAGATTGCAGATTTTCCCCGTACTCTCTTTTCACTTCCGCGGTTTGTTAAAATTAATCTCGGCCATTCTAAACCGAAAAAAATCAAACAGTACTATGAAAGTTTTGTAGAGGAGTTGCAGGATTTGCTGGAAGATAATCGTCAGGATTATATACTGCGAAAGGTGAAGCTGGAACGGATATGA
- a CDS encoding carbohydrate binding family 9 domain-containing protein yields the protein MKFFTITALIAVTLQFHLNPVSAQTTQPVPAPTDFEVHAVFTETPPFIDGNLDDPTWQDIQPITNLTQVWPEDGAPATEDTEVRIAYDRDNLYFAFRFYDDNPELIRAKNLERGGRNNRDDHAYIGIDTYLDGRNAYLFEMNALGTQDDALVTDEVLNYDSFSWDAVFRSETVIDDEGWTLEVAIPFRQLRFPEGEELEFGLMVSRMINRKNERVLWPAIGMEYGGSFGVLAAASQYGRLKGLKGINRGKNIEIKPYLISGAQEVRPDLQNETTDIDYNYDFGGDLKYSISSNMTLDLTVNTDFAQVEADNVQLNLTRFNLFFPEKREFFLERAGLFEHGNTRSTQTFFSRNIGLTDQILTGARVTGQTGRYSIGLMNIETGDGMGDLFGVNSTNNSVARFQANVFPRATVGTIFTNVEQPDGYNRVLGFDTRYRFWSSSQFDAWYTNVWDDNSLLNDAAGNISIQLENDIFEGGSSFTSVGQNFRPELGFVRRLDFRQYSANAGYKPNVDFSSIRKLYFRTSYDYFEGQDGTLQTTEFSASIRSELGNRQSFEVEYERLFERLINNFTLRPDAIIPAGDYTFHTLSAKGRTDEARNVFGSFDFSTGQFYDGNRTDFGVDFGFRQSKHFHIEGGVNHTIIRLPFENGDFEATTIRSSLLGAISRKLFAKALIQYDNFSRNLQSNLRINWIHRPGSDLFLVFNTNYHITGDNEDLFGPRKDFILNSRAGIVKLTYLIMI from the coding sequence ATGAAGTTTTTTACGATCACTGCTCTTATAGCCGTTACTCTTCAATTTCATCTGAACCCGGTGTCTGCCCAAACCACGCAGCCGGTCCCTGCCCCCACAGATTTTGAAGTACATGCCGTTTTTACGGAAACCCCACCATTTATTGACGGAAATCTGGATGACCCGACCTGGCAGGACATTCAGCCCATCACAAATTTAACACAGGTTTGGCCGGAGGATGGTGCACCGGCAACTGAGGACACCGAAGTTCGAATCGCCTACGATCGCGATAACCTCTACTTCGCCTTTCGATTTTATGATGACAATCCGGAACTGATCCGTGCCAAAAACCTGGAGCGCGGTGGGCGCAATAATCGAGACGACCATGCCTACATTGGTATCGATACCTATCTTGACGGACGGAACGCCTACCTTTTTGAAATGAACGCTTTGGGAACACAGGATGATGCTCTCGTCACGGATGAAGTACTCAACTACGACAGTTTTTCATGGGATGCCGTATTCCGAAGTGAAACCGTTATTGATGATGAAGGATGGACGCTGGAAGTAGCCATCCCGTTTCGTCAACTCCGATTCCCAGAGGGTGAAGAGCTGGAGTTTGGCCTGATGGTCTCCCGGATGATCAACCGAAAGAACGAGCGCGTTCTCTGGCCGGCTATCGGAATGGAGTATGGAGGGAGTTTCGGTGTTCTGGCCGCAGCCTCACAATATGGTCGGCTGAAAGGCTTGAAAGGAATTAATCGTGGAAAAAATATTGAGATTAAACCATACCTGATTTCCGGTGCGCAGGAGGTTCGACCCGATCTGCAAAACGAGACGACCGATATTGACTACAATTACGATTTTGGCGGAGACCTGAAATACAGCATCTCCTCCAACATGACATTAGACCTTACCGTTAACACCGATTTTGCTCAAGTTGAAGCAGATAATGTTCAGCTAAATCTGACCCGTTTCAATCTTTTTTTTCCTGAAAAACGTGAATTCTTTCTGGAGCGCGCCGGACTTTTTGAGCACGGGAATACCCGCTCCACACAAACCTTCTTTTCGCGGAATATCGGTCTAACCGATCAGATTCTGACCGGAGCACGGGTAACAGGACAGACCGGACGCTACTCCATCGGTTTGATGAATATTGAAACCGGTGACGGCATGGGAGATCTGTTTGGAGTGAATTCTACCAACAATTCGGTGGCCCGATTTCAGGCTAATGTTTTTCCTCGCGCAACCGTGGGTACGATATTCACGAATGTAGAGCAGCCCGATGGTTACAACCGTGTTCTTGGGTTCGACACCCGATACCGCTTTTGGAGTTCCAGTCAGTTTGATGCCTGGTATACCAACGTTTGGGATGACAACAGTCTGCTGAATGATGCGGCAGGGAATATTTCAATCCAGCTTGAAAACGATATCTTTGAAGGAGGCTCATCATTTACCTCTGTGGGTCAAAACTTCCGTCCGGAGTTGGGTTTTGTTCGTCGCCTGGATTTTCGTCAATACTCTGCAAACGCCGGTTATAAACCCAATGTAGATTTTAGTTCCATTCGAAAACTCTACTTCAGAACTTCGTACGACTACTTTGAAGGACAGGACGGTACACTGCAAACCACGGAATTTTCGGCATCCATTCGATCCGAGTTGGGGAACCGCCAATCTTTTGAAGTAGAATATGAACGACTTTTTGAAAGACTGATCAACAACTTCACACTTCGTCCCGATGCAATCATTCCCGCCGGCGACTATACATTCCATACGCTATCTGCAAAGGGAAGAACGGATGAAGCACGAAATGTATTCGGATCGTTCGATTTTTCCACCGGTCAGTTTTATGACGGTAACCGTACCGATTTTGGTGTCGATTTCGGATTTCGCCAGTCAAAGCACTTTCATATTGAGGGCGGAGTGAATCACACCATCATAAGGCTCCCGTTTGAAAATGGAGATTTTGAAGCCACAACCATCCGGTCATCGTTACTCGGTGCCATCAGCAGAAAGCTGTTTGCCAAAGCCCTGATTCAATACGACAACTTCTCCAGAAATCTACAGTCAAATCTACGAATCAACTGGATTCACAGACCCGGAAGTGACCTTTTTCTCGTATTTAATACAAATTATCACATCACCGGCGATAACGAAGATCTCTTCGGTCCGCGAAAAGACTTCATCCTAAACAGTCGTGCAGGAATCGTTAAATTGACTTACTTGATCATGATTTGA
- a CDS encoding M61 family metallopeptidase, with protein MKRSILLFFITFLVHSVGFSQTTTQYEISFDNAVHHEAEISIHFQNLEEKELEVRMSRTSPGRYALHEFAKNVYAVKAFDGDGNELKITRPNPHQWNVSGHNGTVRFEYTLFANRGDGTYSQIDESHAHLNIPATFAWARNYEHRPIEVTFNVRDDLNWKVATQLRHLEENRYYAPDLDYFLDSPVEIADFFLRDENVDGQTIRMALHTHATEAEVDSYFEKVMAIVHKQRDVFGELPDFDYGEYTFLNCYSPNASGDGMEHRNSTVVSGTKPIDQPLEDYRISTISHEFFHIWNVERIRPASLEPFDFEEANMSGELWFAEGFTSYYTGLILARAGIITEEQYVEVLSGGINFVANSTGRNYFNPIEMSYQAPFVDAARSVDPTNRENTFISYYTYGSVLGLALDLSLRDLDGDLNLDDFMKQMWENYGRDEIPYTIRDIRAELSAYAGKEFSDDFFDNYIYNSKLPDYQRLFDSIGLTFEEANPGRAVLGTSISINNGIGRLQTNAIVGSPIYEAGINRNDEILEIGGALLSEVESVDEILSDYQPGDTISIRTVRTGEERIVDVELVADPSIRTSVNREAESRLAEKRSRWLKSM; from the coding sequence ATGAAACGATCGATACTTCTCTTTTTTATAACATTTTTGGTTCATTCTGTTGGTTTTTCTCAAACTACCACACAATATGAAATCTCTTTTGATAATGCTGTTCATCACGAAGCAGAGATTTCAATTCACTTTCAGAATTTGGAGGAGAAGGAACTTGAAGTTCGAATGAGCCGAACATCACCGGGTCGATACGCACTTCATGAGTTTGCTAAAAATGTGTACGCTGTAAAAGCGTTCGACGGCGATGGGAATGAACTCAAGATTACCCGACCAAATCCGCACCAGTGGAATGTAAGCGGTCATAATGGAACCGTTCGATTTGAATATACACTCTTTGCAAACCGCGGTGATGGGACTTACTCACAGATTGATGAATCCCATGCTCACCTGAACATACCGGCAACTTTTGCTTGGGCAAGAAATTATGAACATCGGCCGATTGAGGTGACGTTTAATGTTCGGGATGATCTGAACTGGAAGGTGGCAACACAGCTGAGGCATCTGGAAGAAAATCGATACTATGCACCCGATCTGGACTACTTTTTAGACAGCCCGGTTGAGATTGCCGACTTTTTTCTTCGAGATGAAAATGTGGACGGGCAAACGATTCGAATGGCTCTCCACACCCACGCCACTGAGGCAGAGGTGGATTCCTATTTTGAAAAGGTGATGGCAATTGTACATAAACAGCGAGATGTTTTCGGTGAACTGCCGGATTTCGACTATGGTGAATACACATTTTTAAATTGCTACTCGCCCAATGCCAGCGGAGACGGGATGGAACACCGCAACTCAACCGTGGTGTCGGGCACAAAACCGATCGATCAGCCATTGGAAGATTACCGAATCAGTACGATCTCTCACGAGTTTTTTCACATTTGGAATGTAGAGCGGATTCGCCCGGCATCACTTGAACCGTTCGATTTTGAAGAGGCTAATATGAGTGGGGAGCTCTGGTTTGCCGAAGGGTTTACCAGTTACTATACAGGCCTGATACTTGCAAGAGCAGGAATTATCACGGAAGAACAGTATGTAGAAGTACTTTCGGGTGGAATCAATTTTGTGGCAAACTCTACAGGAAGAAACTACTTCAATCCTATTGAAATGAGCTATCAGGCGCCTTTTGTTGATGCGGCCCGATCGGTGGACCCAACCAACCGAGAGAATACCTTTATTTCGTACTACACCTACGGGAGCGTTTTGGGATTAGCCCTTGACCTGTCACTTCGTGATCTGGATGGAGATTTGAATCTGGACGATTTCATGAAGCAAATGTGGGAAAATTACGGCAGGGATGAAATTCCATATACAATCCGGGATATCAGAGCGGAATTGTCAGCGTATGCCGGTAAAGAATTTTCCGATGATTTTTTTGACAACTACATCTACAATAGCAAGTTGCCGGATTATCAGCGGCTTTTTGATTCGATTGGTTTAACGTTCGAAGAAGCTAATCCCGGCAGGGCTGTTCTGGGTACGTCGATTTCGATAAACAATGGGATTGGCAGATTGCAGACCAATGCCATTGTTGGATCACCCATATACGAAGCGGGGATTAACAGGAATGATGAGATTTTGGAAATCGGAGGGGCTCTGCTCTCTGAGGTCGAAAGTGTTGATGAAATTTTATCAGACTATCAACCGGGAGATACCATCTCAATTCGAACGGTTCGGACGGGAGAAGAGAGGATTGTGGACGTTGAACTGGTTGCCGATCCATCCATCAGAACATCCGTAAATAGAGAAGCTGAATCCCGTCTGGCAGAAAAAAGAAGCCGTTGGCTAAAAAGTATGTGA